From the genome of Streptomyces sp. NBC_01304:
CGCGATGAAGCCCATCGCGATCAGGAAGGCGGGCGAGGTGGGCGTCGCGGCGCGGCTGCCGGCGACGACGTACGCCGCGGTGTTCGGAATCGAGCCGAGCCCCGTCGCCACCAGGAACGGCACCCACCGCATGCGGGAGACGGCCGCGCAGTAATTGGCCGCGGCGAACGGCACGCCCGGAAAGAGCCGGGCCGCCAGCATCGAGCGGAAGCCGTGCCGGCTCAGCTGCCCGTCCAGCGCGTGCACCCAGCGCCCCCGCAGCAGCGGCCGCAGCGCGTCCTGCCCGAGCACCCGCCCGAGCCCGAAGGCGATCCCCGCCCCGAGCACCGTCCCGGCCAGCGACCCCACGAGCCCCGCCTGCGAACCGAACAGCGCGCCGGCGGCCAGATTCAGCAGGGGACGCGGCACGAACGCCGCCGTGCACAGGCCGTACGCCACCGCGAAGACCACGACCGCCGCCGCGCCGTTGATGTGCGGGGGCCAGCCGTCCTGGAGTATCCGCTGCGGCTCGAAGAGCAGCACGCCCGTCCCGGCGCCGGCAAGGAGCACCACGAGGAGGGAGAGCCTTGACCAGGGGGAGAGCAACGCGCGGCCGCAGCGCACGCCGAGCCCCGCGGGTGCGGGGGCCGGGGCGGGGGCCGGTCGGGTGGCTTGCTCGAGCATCCGGGGAGACTAGCCGACGTATGTGTGTGATCGCCGTAATGCGGTCGTACGTGTGACGCACGCGTGACCGTTGTCGGCCGACGGTTACATGGGGCTCGGGCACCAGGGACAGAAGCCTCGGGCACCCGGAACATGATCCTCAGGCGCCAGGGACAGAAGGCTCGGGCACCAGGGACATGAGGCTCGGACGCCCGGCGCCGTAATGTGCGGAGCGTGAACGCCAAGCACCCCACCGTGCCGCCCAGCGCCCTCGCCGACACCGTCCTCGACCGCCTGGTCGCGCTGTACCCCACGGCCGCCGACCCGGAGCGGGCCGTGCAGGTGCAGGCCTATCTCAAGGGCGTCGCCCCCTTCCTCGGCATCATGTCGCCCGAGCGGCGGGCCCTGTCCCGACGGGTCCTGGAGGGCACCGGCCGCCCCGACGAGGCGGACTGCACGGCGATCGCCCTGCGCTGCTGGGAGCTGCCCGAGCGCGAGTACCACTACTTCGCCGTCGACTATCTGCGCCGCCACGTCCGGCGCTCCTCCTCCGGCTTCCTGCCGGTCGCCCGGCACCTGATCACCACGGTCTCCTGGTGGGACACGGTCGACGCGCTCGCCTCGCACGTCGTGGGCGGTCTGGTCGTGGCGGACCCGAAGCTCAGGGCCGACATGGATGCCTGGATCGAGGACGACGATCTCTGGGTCGCCCGCACCGCACTCCTCCACCAGCTCCGTTACAAGTCGGCCACCGACACCGACCGTCTCTTCGCCTACTGCCTGCGCCGGGCCGACCACCCCGACTTCTTCCTCCGCAAGGCCATCGGCTGGTGTCTGCGCGAGTACGCGAAGACCGATGCGGAGGCGGTACGTTCCTTCGTCGCGGCCCACCGGGACCGGTTGGCCCCGCTGTCGGTGCGCGAGGCGCTGAAGAACGTAGGGGCCGAGGAGTCGTAGGGCGCCCGCGACTAGAGGGAGCCCCGTGGGTGTGCTCCTCTGTCGAGCGGGCGCACGGTGTGGGCACGGTGCAGCTTGTCCGGGTTGCGCATGACGTACAGGGCGGTGATCCGCCCCTCCTGGATCTCGAACGCGAGCAGCCAGTCGAGGCCGCCGTCCGTGAGGCAGCGGGCCGCGGGCATGCCGTTGTACGTGGCGTACTCGATCCGCGTCGTCGGCGTGATGCCGGTGCGGGCCACGCCGAGGACGAACCGGGCGACGTCGCCCTGCCCGGTGATCGGACGCCGGGCGGCGGACACCTTCCCGCCGCCGTCGGAGATCTGCACGACGTCCGGCGCCAGCAGGTCCATCAGCGCCTGGACCTCGCCGGTCGAGGTCGAGAGGAGGAACCGCCGGACGATCTCGCGGGTGGCGGCGGAGTCGGGCTCGAAGCGGCGACGCCGCGCGTGCACGTGCCCGCGTGCGCGGTGCGCGATCTGCCGGACGGTGATCTCGGTCTTGCCGATCGAGGCGGCGATCTCGCCGTGCGTGTAGCCGAACACGTCGTGCAGCAGGAACACCGCGCGCTCGGCCGGGCTCAGCGTCTCCAGGACCAGCATCATGGCCACCGACACCGACTCGGCCAGCACCGCGTCGTCGCTCACCTCGGGAGCGGTGCGGATCGGTTCGGGCAGCCAGGTGCCGATGTAGTCCTCACGCCTCGCCCGGACGGCGCGCAGGTGGTTGAGGGCCTGCCGGGTCACCACCCGGACGAGGTAGGCGCGCGGATGCCCGATCTTCGCCGGATCGACCGCGCTCCACCGCAGATAGCTCTCCTGCAGCACGTCCTCGGCGTCGGCGGCGCTGCCCAGCATCTCGTACGCGATGGTGAACAGCAGGGGCCGGTGCTCCGTGAAGGCACCCTCCGCGTTCTCCGCGTTCTCCGCGTTCTCCGCGTTCTCCGCGTTCTCCGCGACCTCGGCATCCTCGGCTCTCTCGGCATCCTCAGGCATCAAACGGCTCCCACGTTCGCTCTTGTTCTCCCATGGAGACACCTCGCAGCGGCAGACCGTGACAGTCCGTCGGTGTGAACCACTTCACAGTCGTCGGTCAACTCCCGTGCGGGGAAAAACCATTCGACCCGCCCCGGCCGATCGGCGATGATCGGTCGCATGTTCCGGCACGCCTTCCTCGCAGCTCCGTCCGCAGTCGCGGACGCTGCTCAGGCTGCCGATTTCCCGGACTTCCCGGCCGCTGATCTGCTTGCCGGTCCCGCGGCCGGTCTCCTCGCAGCCGATGCCGCAGCCGATGCGCTGCCCGACGCCTTCGACGGCGTCCGAAGCTGACTCTCCCCGGACACTCCGGCGGACCCCGCAGGGGGAGGGTCGGCCAGACCCAGGGGTCCCCGCCCTCCGCGCGAGCCGACTGACACCCGGCGCGGAAGGCCACCAGCTTCCAGTTCCAGAAGGAACGAACTGCCATGCCCAAGACGGCATACGTACGCACCAAGCCACACGTCAACATCGGCACGATGGGGCACGTCGACCACGGCAAGACCCGCTAACCCCATCCTAAGGCGCCACGTACCAAGTGGGGAGAGCAAACAGCCCCGGCCAGCGCGCAGGGAGCGCCGAACCGGGGCCATTCGTGAGGGTTCTACGTTGCGCGGAGCCAGCGCCACCCGACCCACCCGGTGACCGTAACGGCCGTGAGGACCAGGGCCCGCCCGCGCCATCGACGCACGTGATCGCTGGGGGTCGCTGGTCGCGTGGGGTGAAGGTCAAAGGCGAACTCAGGCTCGGGGCGAGTTCCAACGGGGCGGGGTTCGTCGTTCATCCACAGTCCTTAGCGGCGACCGTGACGGACGGGCTTTCGGACTCTCCCGAGTCGCCCTTGCCGTCCGGCTCTTTCACCAGTTGAGCGAACGCCTTGAGGGTAGTCCGGTACACCCCCGGGACACAGGCGATCCCCACCGTGCCCTTCTTGAGGGCGTTGAGCGCAGGTGCGTTCGGATAGGTCATGTTGCCTTGCTGGATCCATGCGCCGTTCGCGTTCCGCCGCTGTATCCCTATGGTCATCGTGTGCCGTATGACCGCCTCTCGGCACTTCACGTCGGCATAGCCCCTGATCTTTCCGTCTTGCTGATCGACGTACGGCGCAGATATTCGATGGCTACAGCGTCCCAAGAGCACGTTGCCACGGATCGTCACGCCGTCCGGCGTCGACTCCTCCGACCCGCAACCGCCTTCCGCACCGAGTAGCGCGAGGGTCAGCGCCGGTATCGCCACGAGCTGTAATGCCTTGCGTGCACGAATCACGGTGTCTCCCTGTTCAGTTGAGCCCGCCTCTCAGCGGGTCACGCGCTCACGTGGGGTTGGTTTTGCGCGTGCCCTTCACCGCTGAGAGGCGGGGGTCTATGGGTGTGGTCTTGCGACGGCTACGCCGATCACGAACCCGCATGACGCGCTGATGGCGATGATCAGAAGAGGACCGGCCAGCGCGTACACGCGGTCACGTAATCGCGTCACTGTTGCCCCACTGAGCGCCGGTCGGTGGGGTGCCCGTAGATCATGTGAACGTGCATGGCCTGAACCATGATCTTTACTCCGTCCGCGCTCAGTTCCCGTGCCGCCTTGACGACCAAGGCCCGTAGCGCCGCGCACACATGACAGGTGTTCGGGTTGATCGGGCCAGGGCGCGGGGTCTTGAGGTCAAGCGGGGTGATCACTGACGCCCCCTGATCTGGCACTCACCACACGGGAACGGACACGCATGCCCTGTGCCGCCCGGCGGTATGTAGACCACCCCTGACCGCCGGTCCATGGCCCCGCCGTACTCATCCCACCAACCGGCCGGAGAGTCCGCGTACGGGCTGTCTGGGCCGTCTATGAGGCTGACTAGCTTCGGGGCCGGTAACGGGCTCTCAGCGGGCCGCTTGGGGGCTCTTGCGGGTGTGGTCATCAGTGGGCGTCCTTGAGGTGGCGCCGCATCCTGACGTTGATGTCCGAGATCTTGGACCGGTCGCCGTTCGCCTTTGCCGTCGTCCGCTGATCTACGAGGTTGGCGCACAGGGTGCAGCCGTCTACCGGCTGTGGGTCGCCGTCCAGTCTGAGCGGAAGATCTACGGGCCGCTCTTGCGCCGTTTGCCTCGCCATGGTCACCATCCCGCTTGATTCATCAAGTCCGTTACTGATGTGGGCTGTTGACCTACAGAAGCGCGTCGACTGGGCCAGTACCACGGCAGAAAGGCCGCAGTTCCGCCGCACCCTGGCAGCACTGGCTACGCTGACCAGGGAAGACGTATGCGCACTAGGGAGGACCGGCCACGATGACCAGCAGGCGGCGGAGGTTGGCGGAGCGCCGGAAAGCGTGTGGGTTCAATCAAGAGGAATTCGCGGAAGCGGTTGGCGTTGACCGCTCAACAGTGCAGCGTTGGGAGAAAGGAAGCAGCGGTCCGCAACCGTGGCAGCGACCAAAGATCGCTAAGGCGTTGGCCGTTACGGCGAATGAACTTGACGCGCTGCTAGTTCCCGACGCATACGCGCC
Proteins encoded in this window:
- a CDS encoding TVP38/TMEM64 family protein, giving the protein MLEQATRPAPAPAPAPAGLGVRCGRALLSPWSRLSLLVVLLAGAGTGVLLFEPQRILQDGWPPHINGAAAVVVFAVAYGLCTAAFVPRPLLNLAAGALFGSQAGLVGSLAGTVLGAGIAFGLGRVLGQDALRPLLRGRWVHALDGQLSRHGFRSMLAARLFPGVPFAAANYCAAVSRMRWVPFLVATGLGSIPNTAAYVVAGSRAATPTSPAFLIAMGFIAVTGLAALVVAWRKRDRLRGRVPGAPERSRCGRDGCSGHDGCSACSGRQVA
- a CDS encoding DNA alkylation repair protein translates to MNAKHPTVPPSALADTVLDRLVALYPTAADPERAVQVQAYLKGVAPFLGIMSPERRALSRRVLEGTGRPDEADCTAIALRCWELPEREYHYFAVDYLRRHVRRSSSGFLPVARHLITTVSWWDTVDALASHVVGGLVVADPKLRADMDAWIEDDDLWVARTALLHQLRYKSATDTDRLFAYCLRRADHPDFFLRKAIGWCLREYAKTDAEAVRSFVAAHRDRLAPLSVREALKNVGAEES
- a CDS encoding RNA polymerase sigma-70 factor, giving the protein MPEDAERAEDAEVAENAENAENAENAENAEGAFTEHRPLLFTIAYEMLGSAADAEDVLQESYLRWSAVDPAKIGHPRAYLVRVVTRQALNHLRAVRARREDYIGTWLPEPIRTAPEVSDDAVLAESVSVAMMLVLETLSPAERAVFLLHDVFGYTHGEIAASIGKTEITVRQIAHRARGHVHARRRRFEPDSAATREIVRRFLLSTSTGEVQALMDLLAPDVVQISDGGGKVSAARRPITGQGDVARFVLGVARTGITPTTRIEYATYNGMPAARCLTDGGLDWLLAFEIQEGRITALYVMRNPDKLHRAHTVRPLDRGAHPRGSL